The following are encoded together in the Puntigrus tetrazona isolate hp1 unplaced genomic scaffold, ASM1883169v1 S000000513, whole genome shotgun sequence genome:
- the ralgapb gene encoding ral GTPase-activating protein subunit beta isoform X2 gives MKQDASFHTTVTASSDPAEVSVMYSEWRSLHLVVQSDQGHLSVLHTYPAGVGRDVANAVVRPLGSSLGGAPSECLLKTDKEVKWTMEVLCYGLTLPLDGDTVKLCVDVYTDWIMALVSPRDSIPQPIIKEPNLYVQTILKHLHNLFLPRPEHFSLVHFKLCQQVLSAVQKLARDSSGMARETWEVLLLFLLRINDTLLAPPTVGGGIAEKLAEKLISVLFEVWFLACTRCFPTPPYWKTAREMLANWRHHPPVVEQWSKVIAALTSRLLRFMYGPSFPPFKVPEEDASLIPAEMDNDCVSQTWYRFLHMLSNPVDLSNPVIVSSTPKFQEQLLGGNSVPHEVIQHPCLKQLPQIFFRAMRGVSCLVDAFLGVAVCKRLECHESLPSSGVTVSRSNIRDRLPSIGVAVSRNNLRDRLPSYGISRPRSDSAPPTPVNRLSMPTPSTTTNTTPPHNRRHRPTAVAKTTSKASTTGQTKVSHQPSSTSPLSSPNQTSSEPRPLPAPTRPKVNSVLNLFGQWLFDAALVHCKLHSGLSRDSSMTATFFQILLSYKSSLATQAGVELRRKGSQMSTDTMVSNPMFDANEFPDNYESGRAEACGTLCRIFCSKKTGEDILPVYLSRFYMVLIQGLQISDFICRPVLASIILNSSALFCSDLKGINVVVPYFISALETILPDRELSKFKSYVNPTELRRASIHILLSMLPLPHHFGNVKSEVLLEGKFSNDDNSLHDKAVTFLSLKLRLVNILIGALQTETDSINTQMILAAMLNIVQDSALLESVGAQAEVGSVDGGHPLAKSHSRNNSGISNASAGSSEATTPDSERPAQALLRDYDTAAGLLIRSIHLLTQRLNSQWRLDMSISLAALELLAGLAKVKVSVESSDRKRAVSSVCSYIVYQCSRPAPLHSRDLHSMIVAAFHCLCVWLTEHPDMLNEKDCLIEVLEIVELGISGSKSKTSEQEVKYKGDKEHNPASMRVKEAAEATLSCIMQVLGAFPSPSGPASPCSLLNEDTLIKYSRLTSTSHSNFRYFVLDNSVILAMLEQPLGNEQNPSPSVTMLIRGMSGRHAWTMQLFHQPRGARANQKQVFVPESRPAPKNDVGIRFNVKHRPFPEEVDKIPFVKADLSIPDLHDIVDKELEQQHDKLRAVMGKQIDYETKLEHYTEELWRNKPFPDPLTDCKPPAPAQEFQTARLFLSHFGFLSLEALKEPGNSRLPPHLIALDSSVPGFFDDVGYLDLLPSRPCDTVFIFYMRAGQKSSQEILRNVESSANVQPHFLELLLSLGWPVEVGQHPGWTGSVFTSWTINTSNGAETPDDSVTLADTGGGVFNGEKRVLYYADALTEIAFVVPSLSDSSAESSEHSFPTADSDSQMELLPSLLKQPNLTLELFPNHSDNMGPSQRSPTVKSRKLPAGRTIPPLGPDTKVLVVWVERYDDIENFPASELLAETSTDVETAVNSSASRSSSSEKDVPIIFIHPLKTGLFRIKLHGAMGKFNMVIPLVDNMVVSRRSLGFLVRQTVINACRRKRLESDSYSPPHVRRKQKIAEIVNRYRNKQLEPEFYTSLFLEVGETSLNP, from the exons ATGAAACAGGATGCTTCATTTCATACAACAGTAACG GCCTCATCGGATCCAGCAGAAGTCTCGGTCATGTACTCTGAGTGGCGGTCCTTACACCTGGTGGTCCAGAGCGACCAGGGCCACCTGAGCGTCTTACACACTTACCCGGCCGGCGTGGGGCGGGACGTGGCGAACGCTGTGGTGCGGCCGCTGGGGAGCAGCCTTGGAGGAGCGCCGTCCGAGTGCCTCCTCAAGACTGACAAGGAG GTGAAATGGACCATGGAGGTGCTGTGTTACGGCCTGACGCTCCCGCTGGACGGAGACACGGTTAAGTTGTGTGTGGATGTCTACACTGACTGGATAATGGCCCTGGTGTCTCCACGGGACTCTATACCCCAGCCCATCATCAAAGAGCCCAACCTCTACGTCCAAACCATCCTCAAACACTTGCACAACCTTTTCCTGCCCAG ACCAGAGCACTTCAGCCTGGTGCACTTTAAATTGTGTCAGCAAGTGCTGTCTGCAGTGCAGAAGTTGGCCCGTGACTCGAGCGGCATGGCCAGAGAAACCTGGGAGGTGCTGCTCCTCTTCCTGCTGCGCATCAATGACACGCTCCTGGCCCCGCCCACCGTGGGAG GGGGAATAGCTGAGAAGCTGGCGGAGAAGTTGATCAGCGTGCTGTTTGAGGTTTGGTTCCTGGCCTGCACACGCTGCTTCCCCACACCGCCCTACTGGAAGACGGCCCGAGAGATGCTGGCCAACTGGAGACATCACCCTCCGGTGGTGGAGCAGTGGAGTAAAGTCATCGCCGCTCTCACCTCCAG GTTGCTGCGGTTCATGTACGGCCCCTCCTTCCCTCCGTTTAAAGTGCCGGAGGAAGACGCCAGCCTCATCCCCGCCGAGATGGACAACGACTGCGTGTCTCAGACGTGGTATCGCTTTCTGCACATGCTCAG tAACCCTGTGGACCTGAGCAATCCCGTCATAGTGAGCTCCACCCCGAAGTTTCAGGAGCAGTTGTTGGGGGGAAACAGCGTCCCTCACGAGGTCATTCAGCACCCCTGCCTCAAACAGCTGCCTCAGATCTTCTTCAGAGCGATGAGAGGCGTCAGCTGCCTCGTGGACGCTTTCCTCG GTGTTGCTGTTTGTAAGAGACTCGAGTGTCATGAATCTCTGCCCTCTTCTG GGGTCACAGTGTCTAGGAGCAATATTCGAGACAGACTTCCCTCCATAG GTGTTGCTGTATCTCGGAACAATTTACGAGACAGGCTTCCATCTTATG GCATTTCCCGGCCCCGCTCAGACAGTGCTCCGCCCACACCTGTCAATCGGCTCAGTATGCCGACGCCCTCGACGACAACCAACACTACACCCCCTCACAACCGCAGGCACCGCCCCACCGCTGTTGCCAAGACAACCAGCAAAGCCTCAACG ACTGGTCAGACCAAAGTGTCGCACCAGCCGTCGTCCACCTCTCCGCTCTCCAGCCCAAACCAGACGAGCTCCGAGCCGCGGCCTCTTCCGGCTCCGACCCGGCCCAAGGTCAACAGCGTGCTCAATCTGTTCGGCCAGTGGCTGTTTGACGCCGCTCTGGTCCACTGTAAACTCCACTCCGGCCTGAGCAGAGACAGCAGCATGACCG CAACATTTTTCCAAATTCTTCTTTCTTATAAATCTT cccTGGCGACTCAGGCTGGAGTTGAACTGAGACGTAAAGGCTCTCAGATGTCCACGGACACCATGGTGTCCAACCCAATGTTCGACGCCAATGAGTTTCCCGATAATTACGAGTCGGGTCGAGCCGAAGCGTGCGGGACGCTGTGCAGGATCTTCTGCAGTAAGAAAACGGGAGAGGACATTCTCCCAGTGTACCTGTCCAG GTTCTACATGGTCCTCATCCAGGGTCTTCAGATATCAGACTTCATTTGCCGGCCGGTTTTAGCCAGCATCATCCTCAACTCTTCGGCTCTCTTCTGCTCCGATCTCAAAGGGATCAACGTGGTGGTTCCTTACTTCATCTCGGCTCTGGAGACCATTCTGCCGGATCG AGAGCTGTCTAAGTTTAAGTCCTACGTGAACCCCACGGAGCTGAGAAGAGCTTCCATCCATATCCTGCTGTCCATGCTTCCTCTTCCTCACCACTTCGGCAACGTCAAATCAGAG GTTCTGTTGGAGGGGAAATTCAGCAACGATGACAACTCCCTTCACGACAAGGCGGTCACCTTCCTCTCCCTGAAGCTGCGATTGGTCAATATTTTGATTGGCGCCCTGCAAACAGAGACAGACTCCATCAATACACAGATGATACTGG CGGCTATGCTGAATATCGTCCAGGATTCAGCTCTGTTGGAGTCAGTCGGCGCTCAAGCTGAAGTG GGCAGCGTGGACGGAGGCCATCCTCTGGCCAAGAGCCACAGTCGTAATAACAGCGGCATCAGCAACGCTAGCGCGGGCAGCTCCGAGGCTACGACTCCGGACAGCGAGCGGCCCGCTCAGGCCCTGCTGAGGGACTACG ACACGGCGGCTGGGCTCCTGATCCGCAGCATCCACCTGCTCACCCAGAGACTCAACTCCCAGTGGAGGCTGGACATGAGCATCTCTCTGGCCGCCCTCGAGCTGCTGGCCGGCCTCGCCAAG GTGAAGGTGAGCGTGGAGTCGTCGGACCGTAAGCGTGCCGTCAGCTCCGTGTGCAGTTACATCGTGTATCAGTGCAGCCGGCCGGCTCCGCTCCACTCCAGAGATCTGCACTCCATGATCGTGGCTGCCTTCCACTGCCTGTGCGTCTGGCTCACAGAGCACCCCGACATGCTCAACGAGAAG GATTGTCTGATCGAAGTTTTAGAAATTGTGGAGCTGGGAATCTCGGGCAGTAAGTCCAAAACCAGCGAACAGGAAGTGAAGTACAAAGGCGACAAAGAGCACAACCCGGCGTCGATGAGGGTCAAAGAAGCCGCCGAGGCCACGCTGTCATG TATAATGCAGGTGTTGGGAGCGTTCCCGTCCCCCAGCGGCCCCGCGTCGCCCTGCAGCCTGCTGAACGAAGACACGCTGATCAAATACTCCCGACTCACCTCCACGTCCCACAGCAACTTCAGATACTTCGTCCTGGATAACTCCGTCATCCTCGCCATGCTGGAGCAGCCGCTGGGAAACGAGCAGA ACCCCAGTCCGTCGGTCACCATGTTAATCAGGGGCATGTCGGGTCGACACGCCTGGACCATGCAGCTCTTCCATCAGCCTCGAGGAGCAAGAGCCAATCAGAAG CAAGTGTTTGTTCCTGAAAGCCGACCGGCTCCCAAAAACGATGTTGGGATTCGGTTTAACGTCAAGCACAGGCCGTTCCCAGAGGAAGTGGATAAGATCCCGTTTGTGAAAGCTGACCTCAGCATCCCGGATCTGCATGATATTGTGGATAAAGAG ttggAGCAGCAGCACGATAAGCTGCGAGCCGTGATGGGAAAGCAGATAGATTACGAGACGAAACTGGAGCACTACACAGAGGAGTTATGGAGGAACAAACCCTTCCCAGACCCGCTGACTGACTGTAAACCTCCGGCTCCCGCTCAGGAGTTCCAGACGGCCCGCCTCTTCCTCTCGCACTTCGGCTTCCTGTCCCTGGAGGCGCTCAAG GAGCCTGGAAACAGTCGACTGCCTCCTCACCTCATCGCTCTGGACTCGTCTGTCCCGGGTTTCTTCGACGACGTTGGTTACCTGGACCTGTTACCGTCCCGGCCGTGTGACACCGTGTTCATCTTCTACATGAGAGCAGGACAGAAGAGCAGCCAAGAG ATCTTGAGGAACGTGGAGTCGTCTGCAAACGTGCAGCCTCACTTCCTCGAGCTGCTGCTGTCTCTGGGATGGCCGGTGGAGGTCGGTCAGCATCCGGGCTGGACCGGTAGCGTGTTCACCAGCTGGACCATCAACACATCCAACGGCGCTGAGAcgccag atgattcagtgactctggCTGACACCGGCGGCGGTGTGTTTAACGGAGAGAAGCGGGTGCTGTATTACGCAGACGCTCTGACTGAAATTGCCTTCGTGGTGCCGTCCCTCAGCGACTCGTCCG CCGAGTCGTCCGAGCACAGCTTCCCGACGGCAGACTCGGACTCTCAGATGGAGCTGTTACCCAGTTTACTGAAGCAGCCCAACCTCACGCTGGAGCTCTTCCCAAACCACTCCGACAACATGGGACCCTCGCAACGA TCCCCGACGGTGAAGAGTAGAAAGTTGCCGGCCGGCCGGACGATCCCTCCTTTAGGGCCGGACACCAAAGTGTTGGTTGTGTGGGTTGAGCGTTACGATGACATAG AGAACTTTCCCGCGTCGGAGTTACTGGCGGAGACGAGCACCGACGTGGAGACGGCCGTCAATAGCAGCGCTTCCAG GTCCAGCTCCTCAGAGAAGGACGTTCCCATAATATTCATCCACCCGCTGAAGACCGGCCTGTTTCGGATCAAGCTGCACGGAGCTATGGGCAAATTCAACATGGTCATTCCTCTGGTGGACAACATGGTGGTCAGCAGGAGATCactgg GATTCTTGGTGCGGCAGACTGTAATAAACGCGTGTCGGAGGAAACGTCTGGAGAGCGACTCTTACAGTCCTCCACACGTACGGCGGAAACAGAAAATCGCCGAAATCGTCAACCGCTATCGTAACAAACAGCTAGAGCCTGAGTTTTACACCTCGCTCTTCCTGGAGGTCGGGGAGACGAGCCTCAACCCCTAA
- the ralgapb gene encoding ral GTPase-activating protein subunit beta isoform X5 → MYSEWRSLHLVVQSDQGHLSVLHTYPAGVGRDVANAVVRPLGSSLGGAPSECLLKTDKEVKWTMEVLCYGLTLPLDGDTVKLCVDVYTDWIMALVSPRDSIPQPIIKEPNLYVQTILKHLHNLFLPRPEHFSLVHFKLCQQVLSAVQKLARDSSGMARETWEVLLLFLLRINDTLLAPPTVGGGIAEKLAEKLISVLFEVWFLACTRCFPTPPYWKTAREMLANWRHHPPVVEQWSKVIAALTSRLLRFMYGPSFPPFKVPEEDASLIPAEMDNDCVSQTWYRFLHMLSNPVDLSNPVIVSSTPKFQEQLLGGNSVPHEVIQHPCLKQLPQIFFRAMRGVSCLVDAFLGVAVCKRLECHESLPSSGVTVSRSNIRDRLPSIGVAVSRNNLRDRLPSYGISRPRSDSAPPTPVNRLSMPTPSTTTNTTPPHNRRHRPTAVAKTTSKASTTGQTKVSHQPSSTSPLSSPNQTSSEPRPLPAPTRPKVNSVLNLFGQWLFDAALVHCKLHSGLSRDSSMTATFFQILLSYKSSLATQAGVELRRKGSQMSTDTMVSNPMFDANEFPDNYESGRAEACGTLCRIFCSKKTGEDILPVYLSRFYMVLIQGLQISDFICRPVLASIILNSSALFCSDLKGINVVVPYFISALETILPDRELSKFKSYVNPTELRRASIHILLSMLPLPHHFGNVKSEVLLEGKFSNDDNSLHDKAVTFLSLKLRLVNILIGALQTETDSINTQMILAAMLNIVQDSALLESVGAQAEVGSVDGGHPLAKSHSRNNSGISNASAGSSEATTPDSERPAQALLRDYALHTDTAAGLLIRSIHLLTQRLNSQWRLDMSISLAALELLAGLAKVKVSVESSDRKRAVSSVCSYIVYQCSRPAPLHSRDLHSMIVAAFHCLCVWLTEHPDMLNEKDCLIEVLEIVELGISGSKSKTSEQEVKYKGDKEHNPASMRVKEAAEATLSCIMQVLGAFPSPSGPASPCSLLNEDTLIKYSRLTSTSHSNFRYFVLDNSVILAMLEQPLGNEQNPSPSVTMLIRGMSGRHAWTMQLFHQPRGARANQKQVFVPESRPAPKNDVGIRFNVKHRPFPEEVDKIPFVKADLSIPDLHDIVDKELEQQHDKLRAVMGKQIDYETKLEHYTEELWRNKPFPDPLTDCKPPAPAQEFQTARLFLSHFGFLSLEALKEPGNSRLPPHLIALDSSVPGFFDDVGYLDLLPSRPCDTVFIFYMRAGQKSSQEILRNVESSANVQPHFLELLLSLGWPVEVGQHPGWTGSVFTSWTINTSNGAETPDDSVTLADTGGGVFNGEKRVLYYADALTEIAFVVPSLSDSSAESSEHSFPTADSDSQMELLPSLLKQPNLTLELFPNHSDNMGPSQRSPTVKSRKLPAGRTIPPLGPDTKVLVVWVERYDDIENFPASELLAETSTDVETAVNSSASRSSSSEKDVPIIFIHPLKTGLFRIKLHGAMGKFNMVIPLVDNMVVSRRSLGFLVRQTVINACRRKRLESDSYSPPHVRRKQKIAEIVNRYRNKQLEPEFYTSLFLEVGETSLNP, encoded by the exons ATGTACTCTGAGTGGCGGTCCTTACACCTGGTGGTCCAGAGCGACCAGGGCCACCTGAGCGTCTTACACACTTACCCGGCCGGCGTGGGGCGGGACGTGGCGAACGCTGTGGTGCGGCCGCTGGGGAGCAGCCTTGGAGGAGCGCCGTCCGAGTGCCTCCTCAAGACTGACAAGGAG GTGAAATGGACCATGGAGGTGCTGTGTTACGGCCTGACGCTCCCGCTGGACGGAGACACGGTTAAGTTGTGTGTGGATGTCTACACTGACTGGATAATGGCCCTGGTGTCTCCACGGGACTCTATACCCCAGCCCATCATCAAAGAGCCCAACCTCTACGTCCAAACCATCCTCAAACACTTGCACAACCTTTTCCTGCCCAG ACCAGAGCACTTCAGCCTGGTGCACTTTAAATTGTGTCAGCAAGTGCTGTCTGCAGTGCAGAAGTTGGCCCGTGACTCGAGCGGCATGGCCAGAGAAACCTGGGAGGTGCTGCTCCTCTTCCTGCTGCGCATCAATGACACGCTCCTGGCCCCGCCCACCGTGGGAG GGGGAATAGCTGAGAAGCTGGCGGAGAAGTTGATCAGCGTGCTGTTTGAGGTTTGGTTCCTGGCCTGCACACGCTGCTTCCCCACACCGCCCTACTGGAAGACGGCCCGAGAGATGCTGGCCAACTGGAGACATCACCCTCCGGTGGTGGAGCAGTGGAGTAAAGTCATCGCCGCTCTCACCTCCAG GTTGCTGCGGTTCATGTACGGCCCCTCCTTCCCTCCGTTTAAAGTGCCGGAGGAAGACGCCAGCCTCATCCCCGCCGAGATGGACAACGACTGCGTGTCTCAGACGTGGTATCGCTTTCTGCACATGCTCAG tAACCCTGTGGACCTGAGCAATCCCGTCATAGTGAGCTCCACCCCGAAGTTTCAGGAGCAGTTGTTGGGGGGAAACAGCGTCCCTCACGAGGTCATTCAGCACCCCTGCCTCAAACAGCTGCCTCAGATCTTCTTCAGAGCGATGAGAGGCGTCAGCTGCCTCGTGGACGCTTTCCTCG GTGTTGCTGTTTGTAAGAGACTCGAGTGTCATGAATCTCTGCCCTCTTCTG GGGTCACAGTGTCTAGGAGCAATATTCGAGACAGACTTCCCTCCATAG GTGTTGCTGTATCTCGGAACAATTTACGAGACAGGCTTCCATCTTATG GCATTTCCCGGCCCCGCTCAGACAGTGCTCCGCCCACACCTGTCAATCGGCTCAGTATGCCGACGCCCTCGACGACAACCAACACTACACCCCCTCACAACCGCAGGCACCGCCCCACCGCTGTTGCCAAGACAACCAGCAAAGCCTCAACG ACTGGTCAGACCAAAGTGTCGCACCAGCCGTCGTCCACCTCTCCGCTCTCCAGCCCAAACCAGACGAGCTCCGAGCCGCGGCCTCTTCCGGCTCCGACCCGGCCCAAGGTCAACAGCGTGCTCAATCTGTTCGGCCAGTGGCTGTTTGACGCCGCTCTGGTCCACTGTAAACTCCACTCCGGCCTGAGCAGAGACAGCAGCATGACCG CAACATTTTTCCAAATTCTTCTTTCTTATAAATCTT cccTGGCGACTCAGGCTGGAGTTGAACTGAGACGTAAAGGCTCTCAGATGTCCACGGACACCATGGTGTCCAACCCAATGTTCGACGCCAATGAGTTTCCCGATAATTACGAGTCGGGTCGAGCCGAAGCGTGCGGGACGCTGTGCAGGATCTTCTGCAGTAAGAAAACGGGAGAGGACATTCTCCCAGTGTACCTGTCCAG GTTCTACATGGTCCTCATCCAGGGTCTTCAGATATCAGACTTCATTTGCCGGCCGGTTTTAGCCAGCATCATCCTCAACTCTTCGGCTCTCTTCTGCTCCGATCTCAAAGGGATCAACGTGGTGGTTCCTTACTTCATCTCGGCTCTGGAGACCATTCTGCCGGATCG AGAGCTGTCTAAGTTTAAGTCCTACGTGAACCCCACGGAGCTGAGAAGAGCTTCCATCCATATCCTGCTGTCCATGCTTCCTCTTCCTCACCACTTCGGCAACGTCAAATCAGAG GTTCTGTTGGAGGGGAAATTCAGCAACGATGACAACTCCCTTCACGACAAGGCGGTCACCTTCCTCTCCCTGAAGCTGCGATTGGTCAATATTTTGATTGGCGCCCTGCAAACAGAGACAGACTCCATCAATACACAGATGATACTGG CGGCTATGCTGAATATCGTCCAGGATTCAGCTCTGTTGGAGTCAGTCGGCGCTCAAGCTGAAGTG GGCAGCGTGGACGGAGGCCATCCTCTGGCCAAGAGCCACAGTCGTAATAACAGCGGCATCAGCAACGCTAGCGCGGGCAGCTCCGAGGCTACGACTCCGGACAGCGAGCGGCCCGCTCAGGCCCTGCTGAGGGACTACG CTCTCCACACAGACACGGCGGCTGGGCTCCTGATCCGCAGCATCCACCTGCTCACCCAGAGACTCAACTCCCAGTGGAGGCTGGACATGAGCATCTCTCTGGCCGCCCTCGAGCTGCTGGCCGGCCTCGCCAAG GTGAAGGTGAGCGTGGAGTCGTCGGACCGTAAGCGTGCCGTCAGCTCCGTGTGCAGTTACATCGTGTATCAGTGCAGCCGGCCGGCTCCGCTCCACTCCAGAGATCTGCACTCCATGATCGTGGCTGCCTTCCACTGCCTGTGCGTCTGGCTCACAGAGCACCCCGACATGCTCAACGAGAAG GATTGTCTGATCGAAGTTTTAGAAATTGTGGAGCTGGGAATCTCGGGCAGTAAGTCCAAAACCAGCGAACAGGAAGTGAAGTACAAAGGCGACAAAGAGCACAACCCGGCGTCGATGAGGGTCAAAGAAGCCGCCGAGGCCACGCTGTCATG TATAATGCAGGTGTTGGGAGCGTTCCCGTCCCCCAGCGGCCCCGCGTCGCCCTGCAGCCTGCTGAACGAAGACACGCTGATCAAATACTCCCGACTCACCTCCACGTCCCACAGCAACTTCAGATACTTCGTCCTGGATAACTCCGTCATCCTCGCCATGCTGGAGCAGCCGCTGGGAAACGAGCAGA ACCCCAGTCCGTCGGTCACCATGTTAATCAGGGGCATGTCGGGTCGACACGCCTGGACCATGCAGCTCTTCCATCAGCCTCGAGGAGCAAGAGCCAATCAGAAG CAAGTGTTTGTTCCTGAAAGCCGACCGGCTCCCAAAAACGATGTTGGGATTCGGTTTAACGTCAAGCACAGGCCGTTCCCAGAGGAAGTGGATAAGATCCCGTTTGTGAAAGCTGACCTCAGCATCCCGGATCTGCATGATATTGTGGATAAAGAG ttggAGCAGCAGCACGATAAGCTGCGAGCCGTGATGGGAAAGCAGATAGATTACGAGACGAAACTGGAGCACTACACAGAGGAGTTATGGAGGAACAAACCCTTCCCAGACCCGCTGACTGACTGTAAACCTCCGGCTCCCGCTCAGGAGTTCCAGACGGCCCGCCTCTTCCTCTCGCACTTCGGCTTCCTGTCCCTGGAGGCGCTCAAG GAGCCTGGAAACAGTCGACTGCCTCCTCACCTCATCGCTCTGGACTCGTCTGTCCCGGGTTTCTTCGACGACGTTGGTTACCTGGACCTGTTACCGTCCCGGCCGTGTGACACCGTGTTCATCTTCTACATGAGAGCAGGACAGAAGAGCAGCCAAGAG ATCTTGAGGAACGTGGAGTCGTCTGCAAACGTGCAGCCTCACTTCCTCGAGCTGCTGCTGTCTCTGGGATGGCCGGTGGAGGTCGGTCAGCATCCGGGCTGGACCGGTAGCGTGTTCACCAGCTGGACCATCAACACATCCAACGGCGCTGAGAcgccag atgattcagtgactctggCTGACACCGGCGGCGGTGTGTTTAACGGAGAGAAGCGGGTGCTGTATTACGCAGACGCTCTGACTGAAATTGCCTTCGTGGTGCCGTCCCTCAGCGACTCGTCCG CCGAGTCGTCCGAGCACAGCTTCCCGACGGCAGACTCGGACTCTCAGATGGAGCTGTTACCCAGTTTACTGAAGCAGCCCAACCTCACGCTGGAGCTCTTCCCAAACCACTCCGACAACATGGGACCCTCGCAACGA TCCCCGACGGTGAAGAGTAGAAAGTTGCCGGCCGGCCGGACGATCCCTCCTTTAGGGCCGGACACCAAAGTGTTGGTTGTGTGGGTTGAGCGTTACGATGACATAG AGAACTTTCCCGCGTCGGAGTTACTGGCGGAGACGAGCACCGACGTGGAGACGGCCGTCAATAGCAGCGCTTCCAG GTCCAGCTCCTCAGAGAAGGACGTTCCCATAATATTCATCCACCCGCTGAAGACCGGCCTGTTTCGGATCAAGCTGCACGGAGCTATGGGCAAATTCAACATGGTCATTCCTCTGGTGGACAACATGGTGGTCAGCAGGAGATCactgg GATTCTTGGTGCGGCAGACTGTAATAAACGCGTGTCGGAGGAAACGTCTGGAGAGCGACTCTTACAGTCCTCCACACGTACGGCGGAAACAGAAAATCGCCGAAATCGTCAACCGCTATCGTAACAAACAGCTAGAGCCTGAGTTTTACACCTCGCTCTTCCTGGAGGTCGGGGAGACGAGCCTCAACCCCTAA